CATAatacataatatatttttatttaatatcatACACTTTTGAGATGAAATGAGatagttaaaatattatttttaacaaaaagaatatatatatatatatatataagtatttaagGGAAAAATGATATAATTTAAAAGCTAATTTTAGAATTAAGCCGTTGTTTAAGGTCATTAATGAAGCTAAGATAAATAGTATGTATTGATGAAAtggaaattatatttaattatgttaAGTGCAATTAAAACTAATATTGGGTTTGATGTTACAAGAAGACAATGATTTGATTATTAGAGgcaaaatcgaaaaccaaactaaGGAAGtcattactttttattatattggTACATCTCATTATTGATGTGCTTCAATGTACTAGTTGGAATTTATCAATATGCATTGATATTAATTAATCGAAAAAGACCAAAAGCACATTAAAATAGCCTAAGCACACAAAAAGTTTAATCAAATAACACCCCAAAGGTACATACTAAGACAATGGAAATCAAGTTCAAACTTCCATTTCTTTTCTTAATTTAgacaatataaaaaaaattaaaacatgaaaaaatatatgaattaaaatttaaattatggaCACAAAATTTCATGTAATTATATAAAATCGAACATAATATGGATATAAAAATGGTAAAATGTAAATTTAATGATGTGAGATGAATGTGGTACAGCTGAGAATTTTGAAtatgaacacaacaaaaatatATGATATGAATACTTAAGGGCACGTTTGGTTCATTTGGAATGGATAGAATGTAATAGAATAGAATTGAATAATGGAATAGAGTAGAATcagtaattcaattgtttggttgaatgtAATGGAATAAATCTGTAATAATAttattgtgtttggttgaatgaaatAGATATGTAATAGcataaagaaaaaattaaaatgaccataatacccttaacaaaatttttttagatatggattttaaattttaatattattattattaaatataatttaataaaaataaaataaataatttaatcatattttaatataactattattaaatataatttaataacattcttaatataattatttttatattaaattatgttaaaatgcttttttatttttatatttaattatattaaaatattgaaaaatttatTTACTATATTTTGAAATAGTACACTATTATTTGAATGCATTGCTTCTCAAGTTATCTCAATTTTATGatttcaactaaaatttcatttgttatttacataatttttatataaaactttTTACCTGTGTTataatctaaaattaattaattgtattaaacacaatttgcattaAAAAAAAGTCACAAAAAgagcattttttttatttttcttttttcaactaaaagaaacaaaaaatgttTGTTGGAGCTTTTCTTTTTCCTGCCATTTTTAATTGTTGGGGCTTTGCAGGTGCATCATTTCTCACCCTTTTTTTTTGGTGCTGCAAGTCAAATACTTCTTTTTCGGATGAAGCttgatttatttgattaaaaattGACTTTATCAATGTACTCGAAATAAAAAAGCTTTGCTTCCAATTTAAGTTTCCCTGAAATTGCCAATTTATATGCTTAGTTTCTTTGTCCACCAAATCCCAATGCTCCATAACAGTACTCCCTCAACAGCTTTTGAGTCAGCTACAGCATCTTGAAGAAATATAAACTGATTAAGAAGATTTAGCTTTAGAAGTAGGGGATCAGGCAAGAACTTGTATCCAACATTTTGCAGGCAGTGGGACTAAGCTTTTTCTGGCTTAACCAGCAGCTTCTCTATGGTACCGTAATTCATAGTTTACGACAGATCTCAAGAAATTCGGGCTTTTATCCGAGCAATCTCAAAACAAAATGCAGTTATCATTTACCAATACAATGTGGAAACCAGGCTAGATATGTAAGTTCTCATCAATATATCCACAAAAATGTCATTTGCTAAGCAATCTATGTTTATGATTACTTCAAGGTTGAGCTTGATCCTTGAAAGAACAATCATTGTTCGTAGCTTTACTCACAAAACAACATTAGGTCAAATTGAAGGTATCGAAAACATGAATTCTTTTTATATTGCTAGAATCTAACATCTTTGAGATTTTTCCTTTATGAAGCAACAGAAAAGAACATGTAAGGTTTCTTTTGCAGTGGAATTAGGGGATTTTGGAGAAAACAAAATTGTATTTCTATTTATCAATAAGGATATATAGAACAAAgggcttcttttcttcttccttaaaTACTTGTGTTTGATACATGTATTCAAACATGAGCGTGTCCGATACATACCTTACATCACAAGGAAAAAAGAGAAGACATTATAAACGGGAATctatgttggaataaatgatcTGGCTAACTGACCTCTAGTGAAACAGAATAGCTAGTGAAACCGTTTCCAAGTGTTTCTTTGACTTCATTCTCCATATTACCTGCAAAGTTTTAAAGATATACAAGATATATTATCATTTAGCAACACATAATAATTTCCAAACACGAGTATTTTAACAAATAacttatataaaacataaaatcagCTGCCAAGAATTTCCATTCAAATACAGTAAATACAAGGACAACTGCATTATTAATTATAGGCTGATCTGATGAGCTATAAGCTCAACTAGGACGGTCATAACTCATAAGTCATACCAGCATGGTTATCTTCTATTCTTGTTCGCTGTTTTATttgtttgttattattattgactACAGATGGATGTAACTATAAGTTCTTTCTAGCAACAGAAAACTGAGAATAGTTGATTCACCACACATGCCAAAAAGGAATGAAAAGTTAAATAGCAAAAATATAGAACCTCATATAGCTGCACGCTCTTGGACTCACTAAAGGAGTCATAAAAAGGCTTGCTCCAAGAATCGACCATAGCCTGACAAGGAAAAGGAGTTAAaatgcatcatcaacaacaatAACCAGaaacaagagaaaagaaaagttagcAACCAACAACATCTTTTGTTTCTCATATTTTTGTTGTTTTCATGATTGCAATTTAGTGCTAACCCCTCCGTTGCCATGGAGACGCTGATATGCCTCTTATCACAATTTTAAAGCAATGCACTATCTAGTCAACATTCTCTTATCATGATAAAAATGGAAGATTTATAACATCATTAAGAAATACATATTTAATCCAAAACAAACATAGAAAAAGGAAACCATACCTGAGAGTTTGCTCTAAATGATAGACAGACTAAAGATGCTTCAGGGACAACCAAATTGCTAGCATCAACACCACTTGCATTAAAAACAATCAGCAGCTTTGATTTTCTACCATCAGAATATATAACATCCATGGCAGGAAACTTCCTTGCTGCAATTCCGGAATTAGAATATTATTTGCCAGTGCAATCTgccagaaaaaaaaaactaacaattaaaatGTTTACAGAAAGTAACATTAATTTTACTCAGAAATCAGTTGCAATTCAACTAATTTGAACAGATTTGCAAATGATATAGcctatatgtatataaaaagaaCAAATCAGTTAATACCTTACCACCGTGTTGTTTTAGCTCAGACATATCATCAAAATATCCTCTATTCAATTCATCAGCACTGCCctaaatcaaattaaaacaattatttatattaaatttcatGGAGAAAAAGAGCACgtaacaaaatttcaataaacaaacaaagcttTAAACTTACAGTCTTGCTCGTTCTTTCTCGATTTTTTCCTTGCTTGCAAGCTGCACACACAAGACAGAAAGTTAAAAAGAACTATAACTTGAAAAATCAAATATTATAGAATTAAAAAGGGATTGCCTTGAAAATATCGAAGAAGCGAATGGATGATTTTGAAGCGAAATGTTGAGGAGATGAAGGGGAAATCTTTGGGTCATGACTTAGGAGGTATTGACAATTTGAAATCGAAGCTCGTGCCCGGTTTATCACTCGGTTTACCCTCAACATTTTCAGTTTTCGATTTAGATTTCAATTCCCCCTCTAAGAACCCTCTTGCTCTTTCCAACAATCGATGgtatagataaagaaaaagaaacggaagaaaggaaaagaaaaactctattgagagaaagaaaaagaaagcagaAAAAAGATGGCGGAAAAATTGGAAGTGAGGAATATAGAAGGAACTGAGGGCAAAGTGGGGAGCGTGAAGGGCTCCTTAAACACCGAATCTGTTATCCGTGGTGAGGAAACAGAATAGAAATTAGACAATTTACTGCATAGGTGTGTTTAGGGTGGGCCCACGGAATAGGGTTGTAATGGCATAGCCATTACATTGAACCAAACATGTTGTAAATATGTCAAATAAAACCACAAACATGACACAGATCTACAAATTGTAGAAGGTAAATTTCATCATCTGACATGAATGTAATAAGCCTACATTTGAAAAAGGATATGAACACCAAGAACAAAAAACTATCTAAAGCACAACATCAACACCCTCAACATATCAAAACTTATATAAATCCAGTTATTAACATGAATTCCTCAAACACAATTATGAAACAAAAACACAACACGATCATAATACCTTAAACACAATTATAACAAAAACAAATCACGACCTTAAACAGCATGAAAAGTTGGAGAGAAATGGATGCCAAAGATGTAATATCAAACAAAATGAACATCTTTTATCAGATCCAATACAAATTGGTCATCACACAGGTTTAAAagagagtaaaaaaaaaaaaaaaactgatcaTTTCATAATCCAATTTTAAACATTTGAGAAAGGTATAGGTTTTCTATCTGGCCATGATTCTATTTTCTCAAAGTACTTGACAGGTACCACCCCATCAAAGCCCTCAGTCAATATCACTTTGTTGTCTGAAATGTAAAGCTTCATGCCTTCTGCAGTCATCAAGAAAACAAGGGAAGACAACTTAAGAACCGTAGTTTGGCAAGAACAGATCGATATATATTTGGCCACGACTCTAAAGAAAAGTGAGAAAGACATGACTTGCAGTTATTGCTTCGGTTCATAGAATCATCACTGGACTGAAACTTGAAAGAAGCAAGCATGCTTACCTTCCAAAGCTTTTCTAACATCAAGATAGATCAAAACGTTAACATCTCGTCTCATACCTGAAGAGGGTAAAAGATACAAGTCATCGTAAGCCCTCTACAGCATTTAGATTCACTAAATCTCAATTTATTCCGATTAGTGCTTGTCATTTCCCATTATCAATTAAAATTCACGTTATATATCGGCATCTTAGTAATCCCCTTTCATAATCTTTTGCATGAATCCTATGGTGAAATGCAGATAACAGACATAATAACACCCCTAAGCAGTTTGTCACGTAGACGGAGTTGGCATATTAAAAATAAAGAGTAAAATGAAGGAGTTCGTATGTCAAAGTTCAGAGGACCAGTGAAGAGAAATTTCATGGTATCTCACCACTAATCACTTCACCGTCAGTCGGCAAGCCACTTGAGAAGTGAACATGCAATCTTTTCATGCGCTTCAAACCCGACTCCAAAATTGATTCCAAATTCCTCTTATAGGTTCCATGTACGCAAACTATCATCTCAGGGAAAATCCAGAGGATTATGCATAATAAAAGACATAAAgcaagtccatcgatctaagaGACAAGATGTTCTTACATTGCACTTCATCAGCTGAAACGATTTGTTTCAATAATCTTTCGGACTCAACTGTCTGCCAACATGACATGCAATATCTTCCTTAGAAGTGCATAGACATAAATAAAGATGCTGAAAACAACAGCTAAGAATAATCTGAGGTGAAAATTCAGAtaaagcatgaagaaattgataaatttttatgAAAGATTCATCACCGTGACGGTGTGGCCTTGGTTTGCACGTATCAAAAGCTCCCCATTTTCCTCAAGAAGGCTAAACCGTTGCTTATTATCTTTTCTGACAGCCTAAAATCAATAAACATAAAAACCATGAATTTTCTTTTGGCTGTAAAATGAACATTTTCCTTCTCATGATTGTACACCAACATTTTGGAGACCAAGAATCTAAATTACTACTGGTAACAGCTCAAAGATCGCTTTTAAGTAAACAACAAATAGTATTTAAAGAAGCCATTTTCATCAATTTTAACTACAAAAGTTACATGCTGCAATGATAGAAAATTTCAATCAAAATAGGAGAGGATTCTCAGGATTCAACAGTGAACAAAGACAAGAAATGCTGTTACAAATTCTACCTCTTTGATATCATCAACAGTGTGTGACCTTAAAGGGATATTAGCAAATGTTTTCATATTCAGCTTCAGCAAATCTTCAACTTTGACATAACCATCACTTCGCATATTCAAATTCAGTTCAGTAGCCATATGTCGCAGAATTCGTGTCCTAAAAGAAATTAAACCAAAAACAAAGCACTAATGAATAAAATCAATTTAAtcgtatataaaataaatatataaaaagaattGATAGAATGTTTCAATGTCCAACGCCGCTTACAAGAGTCGACCAAGAGCATCAATTTTGTCCTTGCTGCCGCCGCCACCACGGCCTCTGGATCTTTCTCGATCATGTTTCATATCTTGACCTCTGCCTCCACTGCCAAAACCACCataaaaaataagagaaaattttattcaaaatgaataaaaattagattattgATACGAATTTGCGCTCAAATTTGAAGATTACCTTCTATTTGAATGAGCGAAAGAAGAAAAAGAGGAGGACATAGTGTTATAGGGGACTGTGTTCTCCAGGAGATGTAGAGCAAGGAACCTGGAAAGTTGAGAGGGGACGGTTGGACGACGAGTAACGCAACAACGTAAAATTCGAATGCTACCGTTAGTGAGACTAGACCAcatataggggtattttgatgGTATGCCAAGCTTGAAGAAGATGGGTAACAGTGGCGGCAGGAGACGAGGATACGGTGCGCTGCTCTCGCAAGCAATGGTCTTTTTGCTACACGTGGCTCTTCCCACAATCTTTTATGGTTATTACGGTGTTCTATAAAAAGGTTAAAAAGTATTTTTCCCTTTTGCggaattttcccaattttctttAGGTTTATAGACTTTAAGCGGAATAGCGATGTTGATGCatcaattattttaatatatttcatcTTAAAATTTTACTTCATTCATATTTGCAAAAAAATTAATCCAAATCATTTTAATTTCGcccattttaattttatattattttaatttaatatttaataattttatatatttttatttattaaaatttttatataattataaaataaatttatatatttaatataaatttattcttttcctgttataaattatataacacaaaaaataaaattttaaaatttaaaatcgaaCTAAGTGAAACTAAACTTGAGCTTTGAATGTTTAAACACAAACTCCACCTGTATTCTAAATGATTTAATATTTCTATTCAAACTCTATCAAATTTAGTTACGAACCGAGTTAGCAAAGATCGATCTAACATGGAAGTCAAATCTACAAACTTTTGATAACCCTCCTAATAACCCTTCTAATAAATTGTTAGGGGTTCTTCAACAAGAGCTTGTGATATTGTTAATCTCTTGAATTAATGTAATTGTATGTTttttcataaataaaaataataataataataaaactctcTCAAATTGAGTGGATTTTTGGAATAACTTAATTCATAAATAAGTCCTTCCATAAACAGGTCCAGGGACCATACCTGTCCAAAGTAAAGAGAGTTGTTGGAACCAACCGATTCGACATAAGTCAGTGGTGTTGGAACCAACCGGTTAGACCGATTAAACCAAAAGCGACTGAATTACTGATCAAAATAGTAAtattgaaccgttcagaatcattATGAAATCGGAAGCCAGAACCATTTGAACCGGTTCAACCGGAATTCTtggatttttaattcatttttcatACATTTTTAGTCCATTTTTATGTAACCTAAAAACCCAaccaaagaaaaatgaagaaatgagATGAGagaaaattgataaaattataaaagaaataaGTTGATGATTGtgagaaaaaaaatctaaaagaTAAAGAGTGAAATCAAAAGATTGATGAAAGCATAAAGcaaaaatcaaataaaagaaataaagaaggaAGTGATTAAAAAAATGGAAGGGATTATCTGACCGGTTCGGTTCAAAAAACAGGGGAACAAATCGCGGTTGAACTGCAATcggttaaataaaaataaataaaagaaatacgtTTGAGAgataatggaaaagaaaaaaaaagaaagaaactgGCGGCAAGGGGAATAAGAAGATGAAGTGCCATAAAAAGCGTTTTAGGGTTTAGGACTATAGGTTTAGGGTTTCTACCCGTAGTATAAGTTCACATCAAACTTTTTTACCTATATGT
Above is a genomic segment from Gossypium arboreum isolate Shixiya-1 chromosome 8, ASM2569848v2, whole genome shotgun sequence containing:
- the LOC108467479 gene encoding uncharacterized protein LOC108467479, which translates into the protein MWSSLTNGSIRILRCCVTRRPTVPSQLSRFLALHLLENTVPYNTMSSSFSSFAHSNRSGGRGQDMKHDRERSRGRGGGGSKDKIDALGRLLTRILRHMATELNLNMRSDGYVKVEDLLKLNMKTFANIPLRSHTVDDIKEAVRKDNKQRFSLLEENGELLIRANQGHTVTTVESERLLKQIVSADEVQFCVHGTYKRNLESILESGLKRMKRLHVHFSSGLPTDGEVISGMRRDVNVLIYLDVRKALEEGMKLYISDNKVILTEGFDGVVPVKYFEKIESWPDRKPIPFSNV